Proteins co-encoded in one Halorussus lipolyticus genomic window:
- a CDS encoding archaemetzincin family Zn-dependent metalloprotease produces MLVDVVPVGDLPAKVKRQASTALRSVYDCDVTIHDSQPIPSGSHDEKRDQYRAEEFIELAGRIGSGEKNIAITPKDLFYRRRNYVFGLAYLDGNGSVISTYRLQTSSDGGFSNRSAGEIFSDRVRKEVVHEIGHTLGLEHCDNKRCVMNFSPTVREVDVKEENLCGSCQREVL; encoded by the coding sequence ATGCTCGTTGATGTCGTCCCGGTCGGAGACCTGCCCGCAAAAGTCAAGCGGCAGGCTTCGACCGCCCTGCGCTCCGTCTACGACTGCGACGTTACTATCCACGACTCCCAGCCGATTCCGTCCGGTTCACACGACGAGAAGCGCGACCAGTACCGCGCCGAGGAGTTCATCGAACTCGCGGGCCGCATCGGGTCGGGCGAGAAGAACATCGCCATCACGCCCAAAGACCTCTTTTATCGCCGCAGAAACTACGTCTTCGGACTCGCGTACCTCGACGGCAACGGCAGTGTCATCTCGACCTATCGGCTCCAGACCTCCAGCGACGGCGGGTTCTCGAACCGGAGCGCGGGCGAAATCTTCTCCGACCGGGTTCGCAAGGAGGTCGTCCACGAAATCGGCCACACGCTCGGCCTCGAACACTGCGACAACAAGCGGTGCGTGATGAACTTCTCGCCGACCGTCCGTGAGGTGGACGTGAAAGAGGAGAACCTCTGTGGGTCCTGCCAGCGGGAAGTTTTGTAG
- a CDS encoding formate/nitrite transporter family protein, with product MAVAPDPIEIFDRAIEEGERRLNQSMLELVSTSFIAGFTVVFGIVALGIVEAFVEPRFGHGIAKIGGSLAFGPALVFLVVGRTELFSENFFDPVAKAVEDDDSWLVGPLVRLWSVTFALNLAGGVLFIAILSVDGVLPAGTTDALVTFAHEFVHRKTSAEFAKGIVGGTLVTLLSYLLEAVNTVTSRIVLAYIVGVLLTLGVFDHVIVTMLHVVFGMVLGANIGLGELAVTTGVVTAGNLVGGLGLVTLTHVAQWKGARDSDR from the coding sequence GTGGCCGTCGCTCCCGACCCCATCGAGATTTTCGACCGAGCAATCGAGGAGGGCGAGCGCCGACTGAACCAGTCGATGCTCGAACTGGTCTCGACTAGTTTCATCGCCGGGTTCACCGTGGTCTTCGGTATCGTCGCGCTCGGCATCGTCGAAGCGTTCGTTGAACCACGGTTCGGTCACGGTATCGCCAAAATCGGGGGGTCGCTCGCCTTCGGTCCCGCCTTAGTGTTCCTCGTCGTGGGTCGGACCGAACTGTTCAGCGAGAACTTCTTCGACCCGGTGGCGAAGGCCGTCGAGGACGACGACTCGTGGCTGGTCGGCCCACTGGTCCGCCTGTGGTCGGTCACCTTCGCGCTCAATCTCGCCGGAGGAGTCCTCTTTATCGCCATCTTGTCTGTCGATGGCGTACTTCCGGCCGGAACGACCGACGCGCTCGTCACCTTCGCCCACGAGTTCGTCCACCGGAAGACCAGCGCCGAGTTCGCCAAGGGCATCGTCGGCGGCACGCTGGTCACGCTGTTGTCGTACCTCCTCGAAGCGGTCAACACCGTCACCAGTCGCATCGTGTTGGCCTACATCGTCGGCGTCCTGCTGACGCTCGGCGTCTTCGACCACGTTATCGTCACGATGCTCCACGTCGTCTTCGGCATGGTCTTGGGCGCGAACATCGGTCTCGGCGAGTTGGCGGTCACGACCGGCGTGGTCACGGCCGGGAATCTGGTCGGCGGCCTCGGACTCGTGACGCTGACCCACGTCGCCCAGTGGAAGGGAGCGCGCGACTCGGACCGGTGA
- a CDS encoding glycosyltransferase family 2 protein produces MSEQIRASRTEERPAGDAADFLVTPDSDRRPTLSIVMPTLNEEVGVRECIDQIENALAELEIPGEIIVSDSSDDRTPEIAAEYGAHVVEPDGMGYGYAYKYAFERARGDYVVIGDADTTYDFAKLPKLLAPVREGDADMVMGSRLAGEIRPGAMPSLHQYVGNPLLTKFLNVFYSAGVSDAHSGFRVIDSDVLDRLDLRSDGMEFASEMIMEASAQGFTIEEVPITYHPREGEATLDSFRDGWRHVKFMLINAPSHLFSIPGLVFSVLGVVTMAVALFDVQIGSASPGINTMIAGSLLTIVGFQITTLAVFSSIAADPIQRPSDSITGLIRNHFKLEHGATLGLVLYGLGTIYVTFVVARWATGGFDTAPFAVRSMVAFTAIVLGTQTIFSSFFFSMLAQSKD; encoded by the coding sequence ATGAGTGAACAGATACGAGCGAGCAGAACCGAGGAGCGCCCCGCGGGCGACGCGGCCGACTTCTTGGTGACGCCGGACAGCGACCGTCGGCCGACTCTCAGCATCGTCATGCCCACGCTGAACGAGGAGGTCGGCGTCCGCGAGTGTATCGACCAGATAGAGAATGCACTGGCGGAACTCGAAATTCCGGGCGAAATCATCGTCAGCGATAGCTCCGACGACCGAACGCCGGAAATCGCGGCGGAGTACGGCGCGCACGTCGTCGAACCCGACGGGATGGGATACGGATACGCCTACAAGTACGCCTTCGAAAGAGCGCGGGGCGACTACGTGGTCATCGGCGACGCCGACACGACCTACGACTTCGCGAAGTTACCGAAACTCCTCGCCCCGGTCCGGGAGGGTGACGCCGACATGGTGATGGGGAGTCGCCTCGCGGGTGAAATCCGGCCCGGCGCGATGCCCTCGCTCCACCAGTACGTCGGCAACCCCCTGCTCACCAAGTTCCTCAACGTCTTCTACAGCGCGGGCGTCTCGGACGCTCACAGCGGATTCCGGGTCATCGACAGCGACGTGCTGGACCGACTTGACCTCCGGAGCGACGGGATGGAGTTCGCCAGCGAGATGATAATGGAGGCCAGCGCGCAGGGGTTCACCATCGAGGAGGTCCCCATCACCTACCACCCCCGCGAGGGTGAGGCCACCCTCGATAGCTTCCGCGACGGGTGGCGACACGTCAAGTTCATGCTCATCAACGCGCCGAGTCACCTCTTTTCGATTCCCGGCCTCGTCTTCTCGGTGCTGGGCGTGGTGACGATGGCAGTCGCGCTGTTCGACGTGCAAATCGGGTCCGCCTCGCCGGGCATCAACACCATGATTGCCGGGAGTCTGCTGACCATCGTCGGCTTCCAGATTACGACGCTGGCGGTGTTCAGTTCCATCGCGGCCGACCCCATCCAGCGCCCCAGCGACTCGATTACCGGCCTGATACGCAACCACTTCAAACTCGAACACGGCGCGACGCTGGGTCTCGTCCTCTACGGCCTCGGGACCATTTACGTGACCTTCGTCGTCGCTCGGTGGGCGACCGGCGGGTTCGACACGGCCCCGTTCGCCGTCCGGAGCATGGTCGCGTTCACCGCCATCGTGCTGGGGACCCAGACCATCTTCAGTTCGTTCTTCTTCAGCATGCTCGCCCAGTCGAAAGACTAA
- a CDS encoding CPBP family intramembrane glutamic endopeptidase yields MSGDDMLGDVRTKSWKQPVINLLSSPLAFAVAATGLGEWLLYTNHVGFALWGHLVALFACLVAPLVSDDDAFAARSFILVPLFRLVNLGMPVFVEVTLYWLPLVYGSLFPSIYVLAVAGDTPDLRWNFRRGIALLPPSVVAGAIAGQVEYGLLKPTALVTSLTPTNLVLVGAVMFGFVALGEELIFRGLVQPTLSDRLGLWPGVVVTNLLFGAMHSAYPSPTTIGFVTLLGVLFSLTYEATDSLLVPTTIHGTANVFLFAIVPLYGPLFPTP; encoded by the coding sequence GCGTTCGCTGTCGCGGCGACCGGACTCGGCGAGTGGTTGCTCTACACGAATCACGTCGGGTTCGCGCTCTGGGGCCACTTGGTCGCGCTGTTCGCGTGTCTGGTCGCGCCGCTGGTGAGCGACGACGACGCCTTCGCGGCCCGGTCGTTCATTCTCGTCCCGCTGTTTCGACTGGTGAACCTCGGCATGCCGGTGTTCGTGGAAGTGACGCTCTACTGGTTGCCGCTGGTGTACGGGTCGCTGTTCCCCAGCATCTACGTCCTCGCCGTCGCCGGGGACACGCCGGACCTGCGGTGGAACTTCCGGCGGGGAATCGCGCTCCTCCCGCCGAGCGTCGTCGCGGGCGCTATCGCCGGGCAAGTCGAGTACGGACTGCTGAAACCGACCGCGCTGGTGACCTCGCTGACGCCGACGAATCTGGTCCTCGTCGGTGCGGTCATGTTCGGGTTCGTCGCGCTCGGCGAGGAGCTAATCTTTCGCGGCCTCGTCCAACCCACCCTGAGCGACCGACTCGGCCTCTGGCCCGGCGTGGTCGTGACCAACCTGCTGTTCGGCGCGATGCACTCGGCGTACCCCTCGCCGACGACTATCGGATTCGTGACCCTGCTGGGAGTCCTGTTCAGTCTGACCTACGAGGCCACCGATAGCCTGCTGGTGCCGACGACCATCCACGGGACGGCGAACGTGTTCCTGTTCGCAATCGTGCCGCTCTACGGGCCGCTGTTTCCGACGCCGTGA
- a CDS encoding UPF0146 family protein, which yields MRSRTRQAVVARLAVFDTAVEVGIGNRTDVAGALADEDTAVTATDVHQREVPEEVHFERDDVLDPDPEIYRDADVLYALNLPPELHRPALEVARSADAAFLFTTLGGDQPAIPVERETVPGETIFVARE from the coding sequence GTGCGTTCCCGAACTCGCCAAGCCGTCGTCGCCCGCCTCGCTGTCTTCGACACTGCCGTCGAGGTGGGCATCGGCAACCGAACCGACGTGGCCGGCGCGCTGGCAGACGAGGACACCGCTGTCACCGCGACTGACGTTCATCAGCGCGAGGTCCCCGAGGAGGTCCACTTCGAGCGTGACGACGTTCTCGACCCCGACCCCGAGATTTACCGGGACGCCGACGTTCTCTACGCGCTGAACCTCCCGCCGGAACTCCACCGCCCCGCGCTTGAAGTCGCCCGGAGCGCGGACGCCGCCTTTCTGTTCACGACCTTAGGTGGCGACCAGCCAGCGATTCCGGTGGAGCGGGAGACGGTTCCGGGCGAGACGATTTTCGTGGCGCGGGAGTAG